The following are encoded in a window of Brevibacillus sp. DP1.3A genomic DNA:
- a CDS encoding TetR/AcrR family transcriptional regulator: MSKRRLDGEKTKQHIVEKATELFSQKGYSATSIEDICQATGASKGSLYYHFKNKEQLFLYLLEKQYNEWVDLWQEKEKEFETSIDKLYGLAAFFLEDFLSHPLKKAGEEFSGSQLADPVILEQVLEMLGSTYTLYTSLFQEGIDRGEFAPCDPEEMAMILEGLMNGIINVGYQMEDERLHALLKRSIDVLLHGIVAK; this comes from the coding sequence ATGTCAAAGCGTCGTCTCGATGGGGAGAAAACCAAACAACATATCGTAGAGAAAGCCACCGAGTTATTTTCTCAGAAAGGCTATTCAGCCACTTCCATTGAGGACATTTGCCAAGCAACTGGAGCGAGTAAGGGCAGCCTCTATTATCACTTCAAAAACAAGGAGCAGTTGTTCCTGTATTTGCTTGAAAAGCAGTACAACGAATGGGTAGATCTGTGGCAGGAAAAAGAAAAAGAATTCGAGACATCCATCGATAAGCTGTACGGCTTAGCTGCTTTTTTCTTGGAGGATTTTTTGTCCCACCCTTTAAAAAAAGCAGGCGAAGAGTTCTCCGGTAGCCAGCTCGCCGATCCAGTCATTTTGGAACAAGTGCTGGAAATGCTCGGTTCTACGTATACCCTCTATACTTCCCTCTTCCAAGAAGGAATCGACCGAGGCGAGTTCGCCCCATGCGATCCCGAAGAAATGGCGATGATATTGGAAGGGCTCATGAACGGAATCATTAACGTAGGTTATCAAATGGAAGACGAACGTCTTCATGCTCTTCTGAAGAGGAGCATTGACGTTTTGCTGCATGGCATTGTTGCCAAGTAG
- a CDS encoding universal stress protein, whose product MSRILVPVDFSAQSIQAVRFALAYAKNKHDITLLHAISPFPSRNVVRRLGRDVVEDFQLDEARDDLKKFLAIVEEAGISYELEIEFGEPHEVIAKHAANDYAAIVMGTHGYGRITGFLLQSVSYPTLHDVKVPVFLIAEETDESRFPWNKVLIAVDGSDHSMEAAKKAIEMGQHLPDVSYTLLSVVIPPVTYAGVYGVGWDNMNTLEGWGRETLKPCEEMLEAASLPFESKVVVGDPATVIRQTAEEIDAGLVVLGHHGQGAVAGTLLGSVTFKTIHRTKTPLLIVKT is encoded by the coding sequence ATGTCCCGTATTCTAGTCCCTGTCGATTTCTCTGCGCAGTCCATTCAGGCGGTCCGCTTCGCGCTGGCCTACGCCAAAAATAAGCATGATATCACATTGCTTCATGCCATTTCGCCGTTCCCTTCGCGCAATGTTGTCAGAAGGTTGGGACGAGATGTCGTTGAAGATTTTCAATTGGATGAAGCAAGAGATGATCTGAAAAAATTCCTGGCGATCGTAGAAGAAGCCGGAATCTCGTATGAACTGGAGATTGAGTTCGGAGAGCCGCATGAAGTCATTGCGAAGCACGCAGCGAATGACTATGCTGCCATCGTAATGGGTACACATGGTTACGGTCGCATTACAGGCTTCCTGTTGCAAAGCGTCAGCTATCCGACACTCCACGATGTCAAAGTCCCAGTCTTCCTCATTGCGGAGGAGACAGATGAGAGCCGCTTCCCTTGGAATAAAGTACTCATTGCAGTAGATGGCTCCGATCATTCGATGGAAGCTGCGAAAAAAGCCATCGAGATGGGGCAGCACCTACCGGATGTATCATATACACTCTTGTCCGTTGTCATCCCACCAGTCACATACGCAGGAGTGTATGGCGTAGGCTGGGATAACATGAATACCCTCGAAGGTTGGGGACGTGAAACGCTAAAACCTTGCGAGGAGATGCTTGAAGCTGCATCGCTTCCTTTTGAAAGCAAGGTCGTGGTTGGAGACCCAGCTACTGTGATCCGCCAGACGGCTGAAGAAATCGACGCAGGACTGGTTGTGCTCGGTCATCATGGCCAAGGTGCAGTTGCAGGTACGCTTCTTGGCAGTGTTACATTTAAAACGATTCATCGTACGAAAACACCACTCCTCATTGTGAAAACATAG
- a CDS encoding cation acetate symporter, translating into MSVTTIIFFLAVIIGTMAITYSAAKQTGTTKDFYAAGNRLNGLQNGIAIAGDYMSAASFLGIAGTIAMYGFDGFVYAIGFFVSYLIILFLVAEPLHNLGRYTLADAIAVRFDSLWLRGVVACTTLLITIFYMLAQLVGAGALIHYLLGVRYDTAVLIVGSLMTFYVVFGGMVATSWVQIIKAILLLTGTLILSLIVFARFDWSFSEMFSHVSTITPLQEQFLQPGNQLHDPLETISLHLALILGTAGLPHIISRLFTVKDAKTTRNSIYTATWVIGAFYLMTVFLGFGASTFVGYEALKNVGFGGNLTVTLLADALGGEFLMAYIAAVAFATILAVVTGLVLSASSAFAHDVYSHLIRRGGASEKEQVTMAKLSSVAVGVISIWLAIGAEKMNVAILVALTFAVAASSNLPLLLFTLYWKRFTVRGAICGVLTGVTASVVLVILGPTVMHPLTGLIRAEPLFPLKNPGLVSIPLGFLGAVLGTLLDRPDPDAEMKYQRVLFQALTGIRVPPAKKTEQESA; encoded by the coding sequence TTGTCCGTGACGACGATCATCTTTTTCCTTGCCGTCATTATCGGAACGATGGCCATCACTTATTCGGCTGCCAAACAGACGGGGACGACGAAAGACTTCTATGCAGCAGGAAATCGCTTGAACGGGTTACAAAATGGCATTGCCATCGCAGGCGATTACATGAGTGCTGCCTCGTTTTTGGGGATTGCGGGAACGATTGCGATGTACGGCTTTGACGGGTTCGTGTATGCGATTGGCTTTTTTGTCTCTTATCTGATTATTTTGTTTTTAGTTGCGGAGCCGTTGCATAATTTGGGGCGTTATACGTTGGCAGACGCGATTGCCGTCAGGTTTGACAGTCTTTGGCTGCGTGGCGTTGTTGCCTGTACGACTCTATTAATTACGATTTTTTACATGTTGGCGCAATTAGTTGGGGCAGGTGCCCTCATTCATTATTTATTGGGAGTGCGTTACGATACGGCTGTCTTGATTGTCGGGAGCCTGATGACATTTTACGTCGTGTTCGGCGGGATGGTGGCGACCTCCTGGGTTCAGATTATTAAAGCGATTTTGCTCCTGACAGGCACATTGATCCTAAGTCTGATCGTGTTTGCCCGTTTTGATTGGAGCTTCTCCGAAATGTTTTCACATGTGAGTACGATTACACCTCTGCAGGAACAGTTCTTACAGCCGGGTAATCAACTTCATGATCCGCTGGAAACGATCTCCCTGCATTTGGCCTTGATTCTCGGTACCGCCGGACTCCCCCATATTATCTCCCGGTTATTCACAGTCAAGGACGCAAAGACGACTCGAAATTCGATTTACACCGCTACCTGGGTCATCGGCGCTTTTTATTTGATGACGGTCTTTCTCGGATTCGGAGCGAGCACGTTTGTAGGCTACGAGGCATTGAAAAATGTGGGCTTCGGTGGGAATCTGACCGTCACGCTTTTGGCAGATGCTCTCGGTGGAGAGTTTTTGATGGCGTATATTGCTGCTGTTGCCTTCGCGACGATATTGGCAGTCGTGACAGGACTTGTGCTCTCTGCCTCTTCTGCGTTCGCGCATGATGTCTACAGTCATTTGATCAGACGAGGGGGCGCATCAGAAAAAGAACAGGTCACCATGGCAAAGCTTTCGTCAGTTGCAGTGGGCGTGATTTCCATTTGGCTGGCTATCGGTGCAGAAAAAATGAACGTGGCGATTCTCGTTGCGCTGACGTTTGCGGTAGCCGCATCATCCAATTTGCCACTGCTGTTGTTTACGTTGTATTGGAAGCGGTTTACCGTGAGAGGAGCGATTTGTGGCGTCCTGACAGGGGTAACGGCATCAGTAGTCCTTGTCATTTTAGGACCGACTGTTATGCATCCCCTCACCGGACTTATCCGTGCGGAGCCCCTTTTTCCACTGAAGAATCCCGGATTGGTCTCCATACCACTCGGCTTTTTAGGTGCTGTGCTCGGGACACTATTGGATCGGCCTGATCCAGATGCCGAAATGAAGTACCAACGCGTACTGTTTCAGGCGTTGACAGGAATCCGAGTTCCACCTGCGAAGAAAACGGAACAAGAATCTGCATAA
- a CDS encoding MFS transporter: MKGLWGNKVFLTVFISDTLENIGIWIRNMALLYYVMETSGNNPTAVSLLTAIELAPILVFSIIGGALADRWNPKRTMIAGNLLSAISVLVIVYLLWQGMWIAVFFATFISAVVSQFSQPSSAKMMKRHIPDEQVAAAVSISQSTGSIFLLVGPIVGTFFFEHWGIYPSLLTMAGLFFVSALILLTLPASSATAPEEDGTLLSEIKAGFAYVKKRPALRGLAITFSCLGLSSGFINSLEVFVITDRLLLSKEAIQWFNALDGLGMLLGGILASVYLERLNGRWVITGGLIFFALSVAVEVLSVWIYLTAAMRFFTGIGMAFLQIVISMFMIKLVDEAYIGRVNGTISPLMVGLMMIGSFVAGPLMQMTSLIMVFLIASVILLLTAWGCTRIKWDSAEVTQDGANHLLEQKQAQTLS, from the coding sequence ATGAAAGGTCTTTGGGGAAACAAAGTTTTTCTCACTGTCTTTATCAGTGATACATTAGAAAATATCGGTATATGGATTCGTAACATGGCCTTGCTCTACTATGTGATGGAGACGAGCGGCAACAATCCAACCGCCGTATCGCTTTTGACCGCTATCGAACTTGCGCCGATCTTGGTTTTTTCGATTATTGGCGGGGCATTGGCTGATCGCTGGAATCCGAAGCGAACGATGATAGCCGGGAACCTGTTGAGCGCCATCTCTGTTTTGGTCATCGTGTATTTACTCTGGCAAGGGATGTGGATCGCTGTATTCTTTGCGACATTTATCTCGGCTGTCGTGTCACAGTTCTCCCAGCCTTCTTCTGCCAAGATGATGAAGCGTCATATTCCTGATGAGCAAGTTGCAGCAGCTGTGTCTATTTCACAAAGTACGGGTTCTATTTTTCTACTGGTCGGCCCGATTGTCGGAACCTTTTTCTTTGAACATTGGGGCATCTACCCTTCCCTGTTAACGATGGCTGGCCTATTCTTCGTCTCGGCACTGATCCTCTTGACACTCCCTGCCTCATCTGCCACTGCACCAGAGGAAGATGGAACTCTCCTTTCTGAGATTAAAGCAGGTTTTGCCTATGTAAAAAAGCGACCAGCCTTGCGCGGGCTCGCCATTACCTTTTCGTGTCTGGGGCTATCCTCGGGTTTTATTAATTCGCTGGAGGTATTTGTCATCACGGATCGTCTTTTACTCTCCAAGGAAGCCATTCAATGGTTTAACGCGTTAGACGGATTGGGTATGCTGTTGGGCGGCATTTTGGCTTCCGTTTATCTGGAACGCCTGAATGGTCGCTGGGTCATTACAGGTGGATTGATATTCTTCGCTCTCTCCGTCGCCGTAGAAGTTCTCTCTGTATGGATATACCTAACCGCAGCGATGCGCTTTTTCACCGGAATTGGGATGGCATTTTTACAGATCGTGATCAGTATGTTCATGATCAAGCTCGTGGATGAAGCGTATATCGGACGGGTAAATGGAACGATTTCACCGCTCATGGTCGGACTCATGATGATCGGTTCCTTTGTTGCAGGTCCGCTCATGCAGATGACTTCGTTGATTATGGTCTTTCTAATAGCATCTGTAATCCTTCTGCTTACTGCATGGGGATGTACTCGAATCAAGTGGGATTCGGCAGAGGTTACACAAGATGGAGCTAACCATCTTCTCGAACAAAAACAAGCGCAAACTCTATCATAA
- a CDS encoding HD-GYP domain-containing protein, whose product MKYVNVDLVEPGDVLARSIYTSEGLTLLHTGVQLTVGMINKLRRFGVTMLSIKDPLLDEVKEQEVVTETTRKDAIRNLSQAISCVQTGKNFDVRGIQKSVGSIIDETLRNRRVLLNLGEIRTTDNAMYIHSLNVCMMATVMGVGLGYNTAQLKELAIGALLHDIGKLSVDKEAPAYKKNSKTNHHTWLGFDLLRKKHEMSIVSAHVPLQHHEWVDGSGQPRGLTGDEIHDFAKIVAICNYYDNLISPFSEEEETLPAYEACEKVMGFAEKRFDHKMVIHFLRSIALYPTGTSLKLSTGEIGVIIDQNRGLPSRPVVRVIRRDQQANRRMVDDHEITDIDLSEKPTIFITAVMD is encoded by the coding sequence ATGAAATATGTGAATGTAGACCTAGTAGAGCCAGGAGACGTTTTGGCTCGAAGCATTTATACAAGCGAGGGCTTGACGCTCTTGCATACAGGTGTCCAGCTGACTGTCGGAATGATTAATAAATTGCGGCGGTTTGGCGTCACGATGTTAAGCATCAAAGACCCGCTGCTCGATGAAGTGAAAGAGCAGGAGGTCGTCACGGAGACCACTCGGAAGGACGCAATCCGCAATCTGTCACAAGCGATTTCGTGTGTGCAGACTGGAAAAAATTTTGATGTCCGCGGTATTCAAAAATCAGTGGGAAGTATTATCGACGAAACTTTGAGAAATCGCCGCGTGCTCTTGAATCTGGGAGAAATTCGCACGACCGACAACGCTATGTACATTCATTCCTTGAATGTGTGCATGATGGCGACAGTAATGGGCGTAGGATTAGGCTATAATACGGCTCAGTTAAAAGAGCTCGCCATCGGAGCCCTTTTACATGACATTGGAAAGCTGTCAGTCGACAAGGAAGCCCCAGCCTACAAAAAGAACAGCAAGACCAATCATCATACGTGGCTGGGCTTTGATCTGTTGCGAAAAAAACATGAGATGAGCATTGTCTCTGCACACGTTCCTTTGCAGCATCATGAATGGGTGGATGGCAGTGGGCAGCCACGAGGATTGACTGGCGATGAGATTCATGATTTCGCCAAGATTGTTGCGATTTGTAACTACTATGATAATCTCATCTCTCCTTTTTCAGAGGAAGAAGAGACGTTACCTGCGTATGAGGCTTGCGAAAAAGTTATGGGGTTCGCGGAGAAGCGCTTTGACCATAAAATGGTCATTCACTTTTTGCGCTCGATTGCCTTGTACCCGACAGGAACCTCGCTGAAGCTGTCGACAGGAGAGATCGGTGTGATCATTGACCAAAATAGAGGCTTGCCTTCGCGCCCAGTCGTTCGGGTCATTCGAAGAGACCAGCAGGCGAATCGCCGGATGGTGGATGATCATGAGATCACGGACATTGATTTGAGTGAAAAGCCAACTATTTTTATCACTGCTGTCATGGACTAA
- a CDS encoding patatin family protein, whose protein sequence is MEKVGLVLQGGGSRGIYTAGVLDYFMEQELYIPYVIAVSAGACNGAAYLARQRGLGKIYHTKYIHDPRYFHYKNLITKRSLFGMDFIFNEMPYKLEPFAFDRFHEAKEQFVVVTTDCATGEAVYFTKDDCEDIFHVIRASCSLPFLSPKVTINGRKLWDGGIVHPVPFMKSMLDGNQKHIIVLTSSCPPSEWMRRLSRVERLFSRSTSLSHAFIRHFRIYCEAIEQVKEMQKEGRAFVIAPPMGTFLRGFERQEEKLEHYYRQGYQDARTQFSELCTWLGLGRNR, encoded by the coding sequence ATGGAAAAGGTCGGGCTCGTTTTGCAGGGCGGGGGAAGCCGTGGGATTTATACCGCTGGCGTTCTGGATTACTTTATGGAGCAGGAGCTTTACATCCCGTATGTGATTGCCGTGTCAGCAGGTGCGTGCAATGGAGCGGCATACTTGGCGAGGCAGCGCGGATTGGGCAAGATTTATCATACGAAATACATTCACGATCCCCGGTACTTTCACTATAAAAATTTGATCACGAAGCGCTCGTTGTTTGGCATGGATTTTATTTTCAATGAGATGCCATACAAGCTGGAGCCGTTCGCCTTTGATCGGTTTCACGAAGCGAAGGAACAGTTTGTCGTCGTCACAACGGATTGCGCGACAGGGGAAGCCGTTTACTTTACGAAAGACGACTGTGAGGATATTTTCCATGTGATTCGGGCTTCGTGCAGTCTTCCATTTCTATCACCCAAGGTTACGATCAACGGACGTAAGCTATGGGATGGAGGCATCGTGCATCCGGTACCTTTCATGAAGTCCATGCTTGATGGCAATCAAAAACATATTATTGTGCTGACTTCTTCTTGTCCGCCAAGTGAGTGGATGCGTCGGCTTTCGCGTGTCGAGCGTCTTTTTTCCAGAAGTACGAGCTTGTCTCATGCATTCATTCGTCATTTTCGCATCTATTGCGAGGCAATTGAGCAGGTCAAAGAGATGCAGAAGGAAGGCAGAGCGTTTGTTATCGCACCACCAATGGGTACCTTTCTACGAGGTTTTGAACGTCAAGAGGAGAAGCTGGAGCATTATTACAGACAAGGCTACCAGGATGCACGTACCCAATTTTCTGAGCTTTGTACTTGGCTTGGTCTTGGAAGGAACAGGTGA